Proteins encoded within one genomic window of Acidobacteriota bacterium:
- a CDS encoding alginate export family protein: MLAGVLWTLSLTAAPASGDDQEKDEKRAPAATERSVGNELPSWVSLSGEFRGRFEGRRSLGYRKGNDDGYGLIRTRLDLGLTPASWLKFGFQGQDASAPGIREGLPNIGVFRDGFDLRQAYAQVGSENSPVTLTVGRQVLAYGDQRLVGALNWTNTSRAFDAVKLQFRGDGARVDVFSAQVVQNDPAVRINRSMEGNNLHGVYGAIENVIPGSTLEPYLLLRSAASVVDELNQRGKLNRYTMGLRAWAKGLGPWDYNLAMVRQWGDMAGAVIDAWGYYVELGYSIAAESSPRLYVHYNFGSGDEDASDGRAGAFDNLYPTAHFHYGYNDLVGWRNLKDIRLGAEFKPHPKFGLTVDFHSFWLATGNDALYNVSGGLSVAPPAGGATDLKVGNELDAMFTMPVSKAVNLGGGIGYLFPGPFLKANTPGDGNTFTYLVASYRF, from the coding sequence GTGTTGGCCGGCGTCCTCTGGACGCTGTCGTTGACGGCTGCTCCCGCTAGCGGCGACGACCAGGAAAAAGATGAGAAGAGGGCTCCGGCCGCGACTGAACGCAGCGTGGGGAACGAGCTTCCCAGTTGGGTTTCTCTCTCCGGCGAGTTCCGCGGCCGCTTCGAAGGTCGCCGTAGCCTGGGTTACCGGAAGGGGAACGACGACGGATACGGTCTGATCCGGACCCGTCTGGACCTGGGGCTCACACCGGCCTCCTGGCTGAAGTTCGGGTTTCAGGGACAGGACGCCAGTGCACCGGGCATCCGTGAAGGGTTGCCGAACATCGGAGTCTTCCGCGACGGGTTCGACTTGCGGCAGGCATACGCCCAGGTCGGGAGCGAGAACTCACCGGTCACGTTGACTGTGGGCCGCCAGGTCCTGGCCTATGGAGATCAGCGCCTCGTCGGCGCGTTGAACTGGACCAACACCTCCCGGGCCTTTGACGCCGTGAAGCTCCAATTCCGCGGAGACGGGGCCCGGGTCGACGTCTTCTCAGCGCAAGTGGTGCAGAACGACCCTGCGGTTCGAATCAACCGCTCCATGGAAGGGAACAACCTGCATGGCGTGTACGGCGCCATCGAAAACGTGATCCCCGGCTCCACCCTGGAGCCCTACCTCCTGTTGCGGTCGGCTGCTTCCGTCGTCGACGAGTTGAACCAGAGAGGCAAGCTCAACCGCTACACCATGGGCTTGAGAGCTTGGGCGAAGGGGCTGGGGCCCTGGGACTACAACCTGGCTATGGTCCGGCAGTGGGGCGACATGGCTGGCGCGGTGATCGACGCCTGGGGCTATTACGTGGAGTTGGGCTATTCCATCGCCGCCGAATCGAGCCCCAGGCTCTATGTTCACTACAACTTCGGCTCGGGTGACGAGGACGCCAGCGACGGCCGGGCGGGCGCCTTTGACAACCTGTATCCCACCGCCCACTTCCACTATGGCTACAACGACCTGGTGGGCTGGCGCAATCTGAAGGACATCCGGCTCGGAGCCGAGTTCAAGCCCCATCCGAAGTTTGGACTGACTGTCGACTTCCATTCCTTCTGGCTGGCCACGGGCAATGACGCCCTCTACAACGTTTCGGGGGGATTGTCCGTTGCGCCGCCGGCCGGCGGGGCCACCGACCTGAAGGTCGGAAACGAGCTGGACGCCATGTTCACGATGCCGGTGTCCAAGGCCGTGAACCTGGGCGGCGGCATCGGCTACCTGTTCCCCGGTCCCTTTCTCAAGGCCAATACGCCAGGGGACGGGAACACCTTCACCTACCTGGTCGCGTCGTACAGGTTCTGA
- a CDS encoding aldolase/citrate lyase family protein, translating to MTSISARAAALKKRIHAGEIIIGAYAPPTAGDEMLRPIAETGSYDFLWVDSQHDAYNESNLIRVCAVAAELDMPVQFRIKHTRHTYLIGNVLDLGPAGIEVPQVETVETVREAVDNFYYAPDGVRSWGGVHRLNFNPEDDHREYRRWWGETGVLWMQLESVAAVTASRQLAQPGVDCLSFGPMDLTFSLESHPHHPFKSVDDCVRHTCEQLRGTGTKVLFRNYTPETRQKYLDMGVTVLLERAQV from the coding sequence ATGACCTCCATCAGCGCCCGCGCGGCAGCTCTGAAAAAACGCATCCACGCAGGCGAAATCATTATCGGCGCGTACGCTCCACCCACGGCCGGGGACGAGATGCTCCGTCCCATCGCCGAGACCGGCTCCTACGATTTCCTGTGGGTCGACAGCCAGCATGACGCCTACAACGAGTCGAATCTGATCCGGGTTTGCGCCGTCGCGGCCGAACTGGACATGCCGGTGCAGTTCCGAATCAAGCACACACGGCATACCTACCTGATCGGTAACGTCCTGGACCTGGGTCCGGCCGGCATCGAGGTGCCGCAGGTCGAGACCGTGGAGACTGTTCGCGAAGCCGTGGACAACTTCTATTACGCCCCGGACGGTGTCCGCAGTTGGGGCGGCGTTCACCGGCTGAACTTCAATCCCGAGGACGATCACCGGGAGTACCGGCGCTGGTGGGGAGAGACCGGTGTCCTCTGGATGCAGCTCGAGTCGGTGGCGGCCGTGACTGCCTCCCGGCAATTGGCTCAACCGGGCGTGGATTGCCTCTCCTTCGGGCCCATGGACCTGACCTTCAGCCTGGAGAGCCACCCCCACCACCCGTTCAAGAGCGTCGACGACTGTGTCCGGCACACCTGCGAGCAGCTTCGCGGAACCGGCACCAAGGTCCTCTTCCGCAACTACACGCCCGAAACCCGCCAGAAATACCTGGACATGGGGGTCACCGTCCTTCTGGAGAGGGCTCAGGTATAG
- a CDS encoding acetamidase/formamidase family protein, whose product MHRLSQGPLYYEYSRHNEVRLRIEPGEKVLVEAEDAFSGQVRTNEDRRDRKAMPFGNPQTGPIYVNGARPGDALAVHIHEIRPSIGQCATRTSDPKQLAEWIGTDCPHGTHVCPIRDGKIYWSDEITIPYRPMLGCIGTAPDMGVPTTGPAGPHGGNMDIIETGPGSTVYLPVYVPGAYLYLGDAHAAMGHGELSASGLEMPSETIITVDLIRGKTIPGPRIESAEEIMTVATGCPMERATAQAYAWLILWMEEEYGWNRWKAYDLLTHVGRISVGYYAIGTVAAKIAKEYLA is encoded by the coding sequence ATGCACAGACTTTCCCAGGGTCCTCTCTACTACGAATACAGCCGGCACAATGAAGTGCGTCTGAGGATCGAGCCTGGAGAGAAGGTGCTGGTCGAGGCTGAAGACGCCTTCTCGGGGCAGGTGCGGACCAACGAGGATCGCCGCGACCGGAAGGCGATGCCTTTCGGCAACCCGCAGACCGGTCCCATCTACGTGAACGGGGCGCGACCCGGAGATGCGCTGGCCGTCCATATCCACGAGATTCGCCCCAGTATCGGCCAATGCGCCACCCGGACCAGCGATCCCAAGCAGCTTGCCGAGTGGATTGGCACGGACTGTCCCCACGGCACCCACGTCTGCCCCATCCGGGACGGAAAGATCTATTGGAGCGACGAGATCACGATTCCGTATCGGCCCATGCTGGGTTGCATCGGGACGGCTCCGGACATGGGAGTGCCCACCACGGGTCCCGCAGGACCCCACGGGGGCAACATGGACATCATCGAGACCGGTCCCGGCAGCACCGTCTATCTCCCGGTCTACGTTCCGGGCGCCTACCTCTATCTGGGAGACGCCCACGCCGCCATGGGCCACGGCGAGCTTTCGGCCAGCGGGCTCGAAATGCCTTCGGAGACGATCATCACCGTGGACCTGATCCGCGGAAAGACCATTCCCGGACCCCGGATCGAGTCGGCGGAAGAGATCATGACCGTGGCCACCGGCTGTCCCATGGAACGGGCCACGGCTCAGGCCTACGCCTGGCTCATCCTCTGGATGGAGGAGGAATATGGCTGGAACCGCTGGAAAGCCTACGATCTGCTGACCCACGTGGGCCGGATCTCGGTCGGCTACTACGCCATCGGGACGGTGGCGGCCAAGATCGCCAAGGAGTACCTGGCCTGA
- a CDS encoding sialidase family protein: protein MTNRRVDLVAVLVLALGWMFAPLPRHLLAQDSGQYHPIDGAVIYDHDPSTKVGDDIFGNVIADFENDAPGRCSHGGPVCMEYPNGDIVAFYANTSDHNLDGWSEYAVSRNRGKTWDRYNKLPYSFEAYARDQKHPVWVEEGLVTEQGTIVLFLTQFRVRSEETRIKLGLIRSYDNGGTWSDYETLDGKFVGYPCSTAVVGETNYVMVDSHGGPHVLYVSQNDGRTWSRRSAMSLDDEAWYGTMTIMEDGRMLAGAYKSADEDHFYYCISKDQGHTWSPQKKAFLDKMIRDPELAYLGGKYYLHGRSGHYSEGSRRYVLYQSDDGVNWGEGIIVSGDEGHPDGYGQNCVINTYDDSVPDELMVIYSIIYRGRDTNEYVFFIRPDEN, encoded by the coding sequence ATGACGAATCGGCGAGTGGATCTGGTTGCAGTCCTGGTATTGGCCCTTGGATGGATGTTCGCTCCCCTGCCCCGGCATCTGCTGGCGCAGGATTCCGGACAGTACCATCCCATCGACGGCGCGGTGATCTACGATCACGACCCGTCCACCAAGGTGGGCGATGACATCTTCGGCAACGTCATCGCGGATTTCGAGAACGATGCGCCCGGGCGATGCTCCCACGGGGGACCGGTCTGCATGGAATACCCCAACGGCGACATCGTTGCCTTCTACGCCAACACCAGCGACCACAACCTGGACGGTTGGAGCGAGTACGCCGTGAGCCGGAACCGCGGCAAGACCTGGGACCGGTACAACAAGCTCCCGTACTCCTTCGAGGCCTACGCCCGAGATCAGAAGCATCCGGTCTGGGTCGAGGAGGGGTTGGTCACGGAGCAAGGCACCATTGTCCTGTTTCTGACCCAATTCCGGGTCCGCTCCGAAGAAACCCGGATCAAGCTGGGGCTGATCCGAAGCTACGACAACGGGGGCACGTGGTCCGATTACGAAACCCTGGACGGCAAATTCGTCGGCTATCCCTGCTCCACGGCGGTGGTGGGAGAGACCAACTACGTCATGGTCGACAGCCATGGGGGTCCCCACGTCCTCTACGTCAGCCAGAACGATGGGCGCACATGGAGCAGGAGAAGCGCCATGTCGTTGGACGATGAGGCATGGTACGGAACCATGACCATCATGGAGGACGGCCGGATGCTGGCTGGGGCCTATAAGTCAGCCGACGAGGATCACTTCTACTACTGCATCAGCAAGGACCAGGGGCATACCTGGAGTCCCCAGAAGAAAGCCTTCCTGGACAAGATGATTCGCGATCCCGAGCTCGCCTACCTCGGCGGCAAGTACTATCTGCACGGCAGATCGGGACACTACAGCGAGGGGAGCCGCCGCTATGTCCTCTACCAGTCGGACGACGGCGTCAATTGGGGGGAAGGGATCATCGTCAGCGGCGACGAGGGGCATCCCGACGGTTACGGGCAGAACTGCGTCATCAACACCTACGACGATTCGGTCCCGGACGAGCTGATGGTGATCTACAGCATCATCTACAGGGGACGCGACACCAACGAATACGTATTCTTCATCCGGCCGGACGAAAACTGA
- a CDS encoding lectin: MNKTGPLFLAAFLVGALASFPVSGQNADPKMSFFIVSSGAGNGADLGGLAGADQRCRMLARAVGVGDKTWRAYLSATASDGEAAVNARDRIGSGPWHNAKGVQVARDVDDLHSDNNNLTKETQLNELGLMVNGRGDSPNRHDILTGSQLDGTAFPAGKDTTCGNWTSHGEGSAQVGHHDRTGGGQNPSSWNSAHGSRGCSQENLQGTGGDALYYCFATD, from the coding sequence ATGAACAAGACAGGCCCCCTGTTCCTTGCCGCATTCCTGGTGGGCGCTCTCGCCTCGTTCCCGGTATCGGGTCAGAATGCGGATCCCAAGATGAGTTTCTTCATCGTCAGCTCCGGTGCCGGGAACGGTGCCGATCTGGGCGGACTTGCCGGAGCCGACCAGCGCTGCCGGATGCTGGCACGGGCCGTCGGCGTCGGCGACAAGACCTGGCGTGCGTACCTGAGCGCGACGGCGTCGGATGGCGAGGCGGCCGTCAACGCCCGGGACCGGATCGGCAGCGGGCCCTGGCACAACGCCAAGGGCGTCCAGGTCGCCCGGGACGTCGACGATCTGCACTCGGACAACAACAACCTCACCAAGGAAACGCAACTGAACGAGTTGGGGTTGATGGTCAACGGACGTGGGGACAGTCCCAACCGGCACGATATCCTGACCGGTTCCCAGTTGGACGGCACGGCCTTCCCGGCCGGCAAGGACACCACCTGCGGGAACTGGACCAGCCACGGCGAAGGAAGCGCCCAGGTCGGCCATCACGACCGCACCGGCGGGGGCCAGAATCCCTCCTCCTGGAACTCGGCACACGGTTCCCGGGGCTGCAGCCAGGAGAACCTGCAGGGTACCGGAGGCGATGCGCTGTACTACTGCTTCGCTACCGATTGA
- a CDS encoding sialidase family protein translates to MRDFDIRKDPRYYYGPGPSPVIFPDGEILLAFRRHPAAARKHTHIETENFVVSSRDGGQTWGTPVPVDYGGVHNVNLTLLADGSVLYCTAVMETVTRASYERVRALPQERVPGGAGRYRLSYSAEELGNYAVISGVSVRRSLDRGRTWSPRYWVSPIDGVPSLLPGAPSPANLRSPVIQLHSGRLVLPVYSYPNPWRAALMESPDMGKSWSFVGEIAGPSDPLQLPSGGLVDGAVAYNETFVQETASGRLVAFIRIHAGATERQRENWGGDVNPAGRLVTASSDDGGRTWSAPVRHRLWGYPYWATALPSGRILLAYGYRQEPFGVRARLLDPECRHIDEAEELVVRDDGFMRDLGYPQGALMQDGRVLLTYYFNRQREEGRHVYLAASILEEV, encoded by the coding sequence GTGCGGGATTTCGATATTCGGAAGGATCCCCGCTATTACTATGGTCCGGGACCCTCTCCGGTCATCTTTCCGGACGGCGAGATCCTTCTGGCTTTCCGCCGGCATCCCGCCGCCGCCCGCAAGCACACTCACATCGAAACGGAGAATTTCGTCGTCAGTTCCCGTGACGGCGGACAAACCTGGGGAACCCCCGTCCCCGTCGACTACGGGGGCGTCCACAACGTCAATCTGACCCTGCTCGCGGACGGTTCGGTCCTCTACTGCACCGCGGTCATGGAGACCGTCACCAGGGCCTCCTATGAGCGGGTTCGAGCCTTGCCCCAGGAAAGGGTTCCAGGCGGCGCCGGACGCTATCGCCTGTCCTACAGCGCCGAGGAACTGGGAAACTACGCCGTGATCTCGGGCGTCAGCGTGAGGCGATCCCTGGATCGAGGTCGAACCTGGAGTCCCCGCTACTGGGTCTCTCCCATCGACGGCGTTCCCTCCCTGCTGCCGGGGGCTCCTTCACCCGCGAACCTCAGGAGTCCCGTGATCCAGCTCCACAGTGGACGGCTCGTTCTTCCCGTGTATTCCTATCCCAATCCATGGCGTGCGGCCCTGATGGAATCGCCGGACATGGGCAAGAGCTGGTCGTTCGTTGGAGAAATCGCGGGACCCTCGGACCCGTTGCAGTTGCCTTCCGGCGGCCTGGTCGACGGCGCCGTCGCCTACAACGAGACCTTCGTCCAGGAGACGGCCTCGGGCAGGTTGGTGGCTTTCATCCGGATTCACGCCGGCGCCACCGAGCGCCAGCGTGAGAATTGGGGCGGGGACGTGAATCCGGCCGGCCGTCTGGTGACGGCGTCCTCCGACGACGGCGGGAGGACCTGGAGCGCGCCGGTGCGCCATCGGCTCTGGGGTTATCCCTATTGGGCCACGGCGCTGCCCAGCGGACGGATCCTCCTGGCCTACGGATACCGCCAAGAGCCCTTCGGCGTCCGGGCGCGCCTGCTGGACCCGGAGTGCAGGCATATCGACGAGGCCGAGGAACTGGTGGTGCGGGATGACGGATTCATGCGCGATCTGGGTTATCCCCAAGGCGCCCTGATGCAGGACGGGCGGGTCCTCCTGACCTATTACTTCAACCGGCAGCGGGAAGAGGGGAGGCACGTCTACCTGGCGGCCTCCATCCTGGAGGAGGTCTGA
- a CDS encoding mannonate dehydratase: MNGPLDSTRRTFLGQAGLAATLGACSQPAPARETTPSNRPRIRIGTRVNANWLKSEDDVDLRFLKQIGVDYVDIVLSMVEGYNGTGSFTRDAFRRLTDRLRRVGLRIERANSLGPHYLDAHLGRPGGQKQIDNLKRIGEILAEFEIPVYGIQACQAALHLDYRRTGWTRPRGRGGYEYYSFDLEKSKAAPAPKYRVSSQQLWDGLLNIYRQVIPVVDGSRTRVAMHGNDPPLYEYLGNPQILCRFKDFDRLFSEVPSPNNGITFCVGTRYESGEDVLEGIRHFGSQGKLFHVHFRNVRGTLPANGGYSEVAVDEGDMEMEKVLSALAEVGYDGVIDYDHAMGITGDEPLPKQYVAFAVGYMRGLLHSIPGQRRARS; the protein is encoded by the coding sequence ATGAACGGACCCCTCGATTCCACCCGGAGAACCTTCCTGGGCCAGGCCGGGCTGGCGGCCACGCTCGGCGCCTGCTCACAGCCCGCCCCGGCAAGGGAAACAACCCCATCGAACCGGCCTCGAATCCGCATCGGCACCCGCGTCAACGCCAATTGGTTGAAGAGCGAGGACGACGTCGACCTTCGTTTCCTGAAGCAGATCGGCGTCGACTACGTGGACATCGTCCTGAGCATGGTCGAGGGCTACAACGGGACCGGCAGCTTTACCCGGGACGCTTTCCGGCGGCTGACCGACCGGCTCCGGAGAGTCGGACTTCGCATCGAACGGGCCAACTCCCTGGGCCCCCACTACCTGGACGCCCACCTGGGGCGGCCCGGCGGCCAGAAACAAATCGACAACCTGAAGCGGATCGGAGAGATCCTGGCCGAGTTCGAGATTCCGGTTTACGGCATCCAGGCCTGCCAGGCCGCCCTGCACCTGGACTACCGGCGGACCGGCTGGACTCGCCCGCGCGGCCGGGGAGGCTACGAGTACTATTCCTTCGACCTGGAGAAGTCCAAGGCGGCGCCCGCTCCCAAGTATCGCGTCAGCTCGCAGCAACTCTGGGACGGCCTGCTGAACATTTACCGACAGGTCATCCCCGTCGTCGACGGGAGCCGCACCCGGGTCGCCATGCACGGCAACGACCCCCCGCTTTACGAATACCTGGGAAATCCTCAGATTCTGTGCCGGTTCAAGGACTTCGACCGCCTGTTCTCGGAAGTCCCCAGTCCCAACAACGGGATCACCTTCTGCGTCGGCACCCGTTACGAATCCGGCGAGGACGTGCTCGAGGGCATCCGGCATTTCGGGAGCCAGGGAAAGCTGTTTCACGTCCATTTCCGGAACGTTCGCGGGACCCTTCCGGCGAACGGCGGATACTCCGAGGTCGCCGTGGACGAAGGCGACATGGAAATGGAGAAGGTGCTGAGCGCCCTGGCGGAGGTGGGTTACGACGGGGTCATCGACTACGACCACGCCATGGGAATCACCGGAGACGAGCCTCTGCCGAAGCAGTACGTCGCCTTCGCCGTCGGTTACATGAGGGGCCTGCTGCACAGCATTCCGGGACAACGGCGAGCCCGCTCCTGA
- a CDS encoding discoidin domain-containing protein: MGGLVAGACFWFMACTEAPDRPGPGNAPTVTTGSGSALGTRALTVNGSIHPHGEPTTYYFEYGPSKDYGFRTAERPLPPRLAAYYHESWEEGMGGWDTWLNQSLFASGGPSGGYVRLAEPSRNDHNHDDGIGTLHLTKYLWCGRCLDPDRDPGPCLAAGDPDLRDARVTVWVRGNDWKPNGSELLWWSQAYVNVEMVDDPGWRASNWAYTGFLLTDFLMDGEWHRVDYRLWNDTSYWSYGGNNPTRQGGVARRYDYGSIDQVQGHLNDDFFHLAAFIDVENPPSGSIDFDEFQLVYRNESLLFPDNGGRLVSWPQDSPDDPATLTDGWRHGSGRMWKSSPDPQAPQEFVYTFERPVTIDAVQLHQNPEWPGKEVEILASEDGETYTTIFKRTLPRKGEPNANFAFTLDQGLATRAGHLKVRLLSGYEDRHRGLGEIEVFGSGAVMRTDDDLYNVNTDIGRLTPGTTYHYRLVATNAAGTTHGEDRTYTLPAGHRPLVRTGAASRVRARSVKVEGRLNPMGVRTRFHFQYGTDTGYGRESSAGYAGLQVTPRLVFSDLTDLAPGTTYHYRLVGENEQGVSYGTDATFTTAPAR, encoded by the coding sequence ATGGGCGGGCTCGTGGCGGGAGCCTGTTTCTGGTTCATGGCCTGCACGGAAGCGCCGGATCGTCCCGGCCCGGGCAATGCGCCCACGGTGACGACGGGATCGGGTAGCGCCCTGGGGACCCGGGCGTTGACCGTCAACGGTTCCATCCATCCTCACGGGGAACCCACCACCTACTACTTCGAGTACGGCCCATCGAAGGACTACGGGTTCCGGACGGCCGAACGGCCCCTCCCGCCCCGTTTGGCCGCCTACTACCACGAGAGCTGGGAGGAGGGCATGGGGGGCTGGGACACCTGGCTGAACCAGTCCCTGTTCGCCTCCGGCGGGCCGTCGGGAGGATACGTGAGGCTGGCCGAGCCCAGCCGGAACGACCACAACCACGACGACGGTATCGGCACGCTGCACCTGACCAAATACCTGTGGTGCGGCCGCTGCCTCGACCCCGACCGGGATCCCGGCCCCTGCCTCGCCGCCGGGGACCCGGACCTGAGGGACGCCAGGGTTACGGTCTGGGTGCGGGGAAACGACTGGAAACCCAACGGCTCGGAGTTGCTCTGGTGGAGCCAGGCTTACGTCAACGTGGAGATGGTGGACGATCCCGGCTGGAGGGCGTCCAACTGGGCCTACACAGGGTTTCTGTTGACCGATTTCCTGATGGACGGCGAGTGGCACAGGGTGGACTACCGCCTCTGGAATGATACTTCGTACTGGAGCTACGGAGGAAACAATCCTACCCGGCAAGGGGGCGTCGCCCGGCGCTACGACTACGGCTCCATCGACCAGGTCCAGGGGCACCTCAACGACGACTTCTTCCACCTGGCGGCTTTCATCGACGTGGAGAACCCGCCCTCGGGGTCCATCGATTTCGACGAATTCCAATTGGTCTACCGCAACGAGTCGCTGCTCTTCCCCGACAACGGAGGCCGGCTGGTCTCCTGGCCCCAGGACTCGCCGGACGATCCGGCGACGCTCACCGACGGCTGGCGCCACGGCTCCGGCCGCATGTGGAAGAGCTCTCCCGACCCGCAAGCACCCCAGGAGTTCGTTTACACCTTTGAACGGCCCGTGACCATCGACGCGGTCCAACTCCACCAGAACCCCGAATGGCCCGGCAAGGAGGTGGAGATCCTGGCCTCGGAGGACGGAGAAACCTATACAACGATTTTCAAGCGGACCCTGCCCCGCAAAGGGGAACCGAATGCCAATTTCGCCTTCACCCTGGACCAGGGCCTGGCAACCCGGGCCGGTCACCTGAAGGTGCGCCTCCTTTCGGGATATGAGGACCGTCACCGGGGTCTGGGCGAGATCGAGGTCTTCGGCTCGGGGGCCGTCATGAGGACCGACGACGATCTCTACAACGTCAACACGGACATCGGACGCCTGACGCCGGGGACCACCTATCACTACCGGCTGGTGGCAACGAACGCAGCAGGCACGACCCATGGCGAGGACCGCACCTACACCCTGCCGGCCGGCCATCGTCCCCTGGTGAGGACCGGCGCGGCAAGCCGGGTCCGGGCACGGTCGGTCAAGGTGGAAGGCAGGCTCAATCCCATGGGCGTGCGGACCCGTTTCCATTTCCAGTATGGGACCGATACCGGTTACGGCCGGGAATCCTCCGCCGGCTATGCCGGGTTGCAGGTCACCCCCAGGTTGGTCTTTTCCGACCTCACGGATCTGGCGCCCGGGACCACCTACCACTATCGCCTGGTGGGCGAAAACGAGCAGGGCGTCAGCTACGGAACCGACGCCACCTTCACCACCGCGCCGGCGAGATGA